In a genomic window of Thalassophryne amazonica chromosome 12, fThaAma1.1, whole genome shotgun sequence:
- the LOC117522358 gene encoding tripartite motif-containing protein 16-like isoform X2, with translation MAQQGVVMDGVRFCCSVCLDLMRDPVTIPCGHSYCMNCIQRFWDEEDCKNIYSCPQCRQTFIPRPVLVKTTMLADLVEVLKKTTLQAEKQKVLEARRQHIQQIIHDGYKEVKVLQQEAETISHCADKAVEDSEKVFAHLSRLIEKRSSEVKQQIRSQQKTELNRVKQLQEKLEQAIADLKRKDTDLDQLSHTQDLNQFLLNYSWVSHLGASTDSPYQRICPLKMFEDVMVGEPQTRAGFLMYSVDITLDPVTAHKELLLSEDHRKATNTAQKQPYSHHAGRFVVCMQVLSRQSLTGRCYWEVEWSGRGASIAVTYASIKRTGNKSGFGHNDKSWSLDYYKNTCEFMHRSIRTPVSGPVSSRVGIYLDHSAGILCFYGVSATMTLLHRVQTRFTQPLHAGLFVYVGSTAEICDLK, from the exons ATGGCACAGCAAGGAGTTGTGATGGATGGGGTCAGGTTCTGCTGTTCAGTCTGTCTGGATCTGATGAGGGATCCGGTGACGATTCCCTGTGGACACAGCTACTGCATGAACTGCATCCAAAGGTTCTGGGACGAAGAGGATTGTAAGAACATCTACAGCTGTCCTCAGTGCAGACAGACTTTCATCCCGAGGCCTGTCCTGGTGAAAACCACCATGTTGGCAGATTTAGTAGAGGTGCTGAAGAAGACTACACTACAGGCCGAGAAGCAGAAGGTTCTGGAGGCCAGGAGGCAGCATATCCAACAGATAATCCACGACGGTTACAAAGAGGTGAAGGTGCTTCAGCAGGAGGCAGAGACCATCAGTCACTGTGCCGATAAAGCAGTGGAAGACAGCGAGAAGGTTTTCGCTCATCTGAGCCGTCTGATTGAGAAAAGAAGCTCTGAGGTGAAGCAGCAGATCAGATCCCAGCAAAAAACTGAACTGAATCGAGTCAAGCAGCTCCAGGAGAAGCTGGAGCAGGCCATCGCTGACCTGAAGAGGAAAGACACTGATCTGGAtcaactctcacacacacaagatCTCAACCAATTTCTGCTAAATTACTCCTGGGTGTCACATCTTGGTGCGTCCACAGACTCACCCTACCAACGAATCTGCCCTCTGAAGATGTTTGAGGACGTGATGGTGG GAGAACCACAGACCAGAGCAGGGTTCTTAATGTACTCGGTTGACATCACACTGGATCCAGTCACGGCGCACAAAGAGCTGCTGTTATCAGAGGACCACAGGAAAGCTACAAATACCGCTCAGAAACAGCCGTATTCTCATCATGCAGGCAGATTTGTTGTCTGTATGCAGGTCCTCAGTCGCCAGAGTCTGACTGGACGTTGTTACTGGGAGGTGGAGTGGAGTGGACGGGGTGCGTCCATAGCAGTCACGTACGCCAGTATTAAGAGAACAGGGAATAAAAGTGGATTTGGACACAATGACAAATCTTGGTCTTTAGATTATTACAAAAACACTTGTGAATTTATGCATAGGAGCATTAGAACCCCAGTCTCAGGTCCTGTGTCCTCTAGAGTTGGGATATACCTGGATCACAGTGCCGGGATTCTGTGCTTCTACGGTGTCTCTGCAACCATGACTCTCCTCCACAGAGTCCAGACCAGATTCACTCAGCCACTCCATGCTGGACTTTTTGTTTATGTTGGAAGCACTGCAGAGATCTGTGATCTGAAATag
- the LOC117522358 gene encoding tripartite motif-containing protein 16-like protein isoform X1 gives MAQQGVVMDGVRFCCSVCLDLMRDPVTIPCGHSYCMNCIQRFWDEEDCKNIYSCPQCRQTFIPRPVLVKTTMLADLVEVLKKTTLQAEKQKVLEARRQHIQQIIHDGYKEVKVLQQEAETISHCADKAVEDSEKVFAHLSRLIEKRSSEVKQQIRSQQKTELNRVKQLQEKLEQAIADLKRKDTDLDQLSHTQDLNQFLLNYSWVSHLGASTDSPYQRICPLKMFEDVMVGVLKVRDKLQDILADDWPKVSQMVNDVGVLLPQGEPQTRAGFLMYSVDITLDPVTAHKELLLSEDHRKATNTAQKQPYSHHAGRFVVCMQVLSRQSLTGRCYWEVEWSGRGASIAVTYASIKRTGNKSGFGHNDKSWSLDYYKNTCEFMHRSIRTPVSGPVSSRVGIYLDHSAGILCFYGVSATMTLLHRVQTRFTQPLHAGLFVYVGSTAEICDLK, from the coding sequence ATGGCACAGCAAGGAGTTGTGATGGATGGGGTCAGGTTCTGCTGTTCAGTCTGTCTGGATCTGATGAGGGATCCGGTGACGATTCCCTGTGGACACAGCTACTGCATGAACTGCATCCAAAGGTTCTGGGACGAAGAGGATTGTAAGAACATCTACAGCTGTCCTCAGTGCAGACAGACTTTCATCCCGAGGCCTGTCCTGGTGAAAACCACCATGTTGGCAGATTTAGTAGAGGTGCTGAAGAAGACTACACTACAGGCCGAGAAGCAGAAGGTTCTGGAGGCCAGGAGGCAGCATATCCAACAGATAATCCACGACGGTTACAAAGAGGTGAAGGTGCTTCAGCAGGAGGCAGAGACCATCAGTCACTGTGCCGATAAAGCAGTGGAAGACAGCGAGAAGGTTTTCGCTCATCTGAGCCGTCTGATTGAGAAAAGAAGCTCTGAGGTGAAGCAGCAGATCAGATCCCAGCAAAAAACTGAACTGAATCGAGTCAAGCAGCTCCAGGAGAAGCTGGAGCAGGCCATCGCTGACCTGAAGAGGAAAGACACTGATCTGGAtcaactctcacacacacaagatCTCAACCAATTTCTGCTAAATTACTCCTGGGTGTCACATCTTGGTGCGTCCACAGACTCACCCTACCAACGAATCTGCCCTCTGAAGATGTTTGAGGACGTGATGGTGGGTGTGTTGAAGGTCAGAGATAAGCTCCAGGACATTCTGGCCGATGACTGGCCCAAAGTTTCACAGATGGTGAATGATGTGGGTGTTCTACTGCCACAAGGAGAACCACAGACCAGAGCAGGGTTCTTAATGTACTCGGTTGACATCACACTGGATCCAGTCACGGCGCACAAAGAGCTGCTGTTATCAGAGGACCACAGGAAAGCTACAAATACCGCTCAGAAACAGCCGTATTCTCATCATGCAGGCAGATTTGTTGTCTGTATGCAGGTCCTCAGTCGCCAGAGTCTGACTGGACGTTGTTACTGGGAGGTGGAGTGGAGTGGACGGGGTGCGTCCATAGCAGTCACGTACGCCAGTATTAAGAGAACAGGGAATAAAAGTGGATTTGGACACAATGACAAATCTTGGTCTTTAGATTATTACAAAAACACTTGTGAATTTATGCATAGGAGCATTAGAACCCCAGTCTCAGGTCCTGTGTCCTCTAGAGTTGGGATATACCTGGATCACAGTGCCGGGATTCTGTGCTTCTACGGTGTCTCTGCAACCATGACTCTCCTCCACAGAGTCCAGACCAGATTCACTCAGCCACTCCATGCTGGACTTTTTGTTTATGTTGGAAGCACTGCAGAGATCTGTGATCTGAAATag